The Zerene cesonia ecotype Mississippi chromosome 29, Zerene_cesonia_1.1, whole genome shotgun sequence genome includes a region encoding these proteins:
- the LOC119837897 gene encoding facilitated trehalose transporter Tret1-like, protein MFILRYQSQIFITICVYIGQMLAGYLLSWTAPVVPKLEDPSQSPLSRSLNDVEKSLLASVIYITGFPGVFFTSWFANYKGRKPGLIIGAFVILISFLILVLATNFTTLLIGRLVTGLGLSFGGVLTTVYLGEITSTNIRGIVLTGLGIIQTLGSLFMVAVGPYVSYAVICYIGLIISAIYVIAMFLIPESPVFYVLKDDETKVQTVLKILNRESAIQEVVDLNKNKVVTNAKEDWKELFTLKCNRMGLFVTATIMALHYVSGILVISFFVTTIFQAAGSSIEPNVASIIIGCTQLVGSSLAPFFIERSGRRILLLISTAICCISMTLFGVYFYLSHIESPIVEHIKWLPLTLLIIFFLSNNMGFGTIPSTLTGEMFSCNVRSKGTAVVIAISWICGFTVTTLFNSMLTLGAHFVFWFFAFTCCLAFLFTVFFVPETKGKSLVEIQEMLSK, encoded by the exons ATGTTTATTTTGAGATATCAGAGTCaaatctttattacaatatgtg tatACATCGGTCAAATGTTGGCAGGATATCTGCTTAGTTGGACAGCTCCAGTGGTCCCAAAACTTGAGGACCCCAGCCAATCGCCTCTCTCCCGATCACTCAATGACGTGGAAAAATCATTGTTAGCCTCTGTCATTTACATTACCGGATTTCCAG gtgTGTTCTTCACGAGTTGGTTTGCAAATTACAAAGGTCGAAAGCCAGGCTTAATAATTGGAGCATTTGTAATTCTCAtttcttttcttatattaGTTCTAGCAACTAACTTCACTACCTTATTAATTGGACGATTAGTAACTGGTCTTGGATTAAGTTTTGGTGGTGTTTTAACAACAGTGTACCTGGGTGAGATTAC TTCAACTAATATTCGTGGTATAGTATTGACTGGACTGGGAATTATACAAACTTTAGGTTCACTATTTATGGTAGCAGTTGGACCTTATGTTTCATACgctgttatatgttatataggtCTCATAATATCAgctatttatgttatagcaATGTTCCTAATACCTGAATCTCctgtgttttatgttttaaaag ATGACGAAACAAAGGTACAAACAGtactcaaaatattaaatagagaGTCTGCAATACAAGAAGTAGTAGatctgaataaaaacaaagttgtAACAAATGCTAAAGAAGATTGGAAAGAATTGTTCACTTTGAAATGTAATAGAATGGGTTTATTTGTTACAGCTACAATAATGGCTTTACATTATGTTAGTGGTATTTTGGttatatcattttttgttACGACAATTTTCCAAGCGGCTGGATCATCAATCGAACCAAATGTAGCATCTATAATTATTGGTTGTACGCAATTAGTTGGTAGTTCATTAGCtccattttttatagaaagatCTGGAAGAAGAATATTATTGCTGATATCTACTGCCATTTGTTGTATTAGTATG ACGTTATTTggtgtatatttttacttgaGCCATATTGAATCGCCGATCGTGGAGCATATAAAATGGCTGCCATTAacgttgttaattatttttttcttaagtaATAACATGG GCTTTGGGACCATTCCCAGTACGCTAACAGGCGAAATGTTCAGTTGTAACGTCCGAAGTAAAGGCACAGCTGTCGTCATCGCCATATCCTGGATCTGTGGCTTCACCGTCACCACCCTGTTCAACTCCATGCTGACCCTTGGTGCTCATTTCGTGTTCTGGTTCTTCGCGTTTACATGCTGCTTGGCGTTCCTTTTCACTGTCTTCTTCGTTCCTGAGACTAAAGGCAAGAGTCTTGTTGAGATACAAGAAATGTTGAGTAAATGA